The Lycium barbarum isolate Lr01 chromosome 10, ASM1917538v2, whole genome shotgun sequence genome includes a region encoding these proteins:
- the LOC132616102 gene encoding heavy metal-associated isoprenylated plant protein 39-like isoform X1, translating to MGAGGDHKEKTTIMVLKVDLQCPCCYKKTKKILCKIPQVRNQLYDEKANTVTITVVCCSPERVRDKLCCKGGKTIKSIEIKEPAKPKEPEKPKGTEKPKDGEKPKGTEKSKVVTFEKPKEGEKPKGQEKPTVIDKPKDKPKDAEKPKDGPTAAMVATPWMSEPMMMMPPVQGYPQAAHGCGCGQCYYTGGPCYQYYGTPAPPQPAPYYGNYSYGYGPGPGPSSYGKGCCVNNDYFNDENAQGCTIM from the exons ATGGGTGCTGGTGGTGATCACAAAGAGAAG acCACTATAATGGTGCTCAAGGTTGATCTTCAGTGCCCTTGCTGCTACAAGAAGACCAAGAAAATTCTCTGCAAAATTCCCC AAGTTAGAAACCAGTTGTATGATGAAAAGGCAAATACTGTCACTATTACTGTAGTGTGCTGCAGTCCTGAAAGGGTTCGTGACAAATTGTGTTGTAAAGGAGGAAAAACGATCAAGAGCATTGAGATCAAAGAACCCGCGAAGCCTAAGGAGCCCGAGAAACCCAAAGGGACCGAAAAGCCCAAGGATGGTGAAAAGCCAAAAGGGACCGAGAAATCCAAGGTTGTCACCTTTGAAAAGCCCAAGGAGGGTGAGAAGCCCAAAGGCCAGGAAAAGCCCACGGTAATTGATAAGCCCAAGGACAAACCAAAAGATGCCGAAAAGCCCAAGGACGGTCCTACAGCTGCAATGGTGGCAACACCGTGGATGTCAGAGCCAATGATGATGATGCCGCCAGTCCAAGGATACCCTCAGGCAGCACATGGATGTGGTTGCGGGCAATGTTACTATACGGGGGGCCCGTGTTATCAATATTATGGAACGCCAGCACCGCCACAGCCCGCCCCATATTACGGTAACTACTCATATGGTTATGGGCCTGGGCCTGGTCCATCTAGCTATGGAAAGGGCTGTTGTGTGAACAATGATTACTTTAATGATGAGAATGCTCAAGGATGTACAATTATGTAA
- the LOC132616104 gene encoding uncharacterized protein LOC132616104 isoform X2: MIEVLRVQTASTIEITADANLRSKCNTVDHTVGVKVSGLKKLKRLLTDESLRLRSALRYTTYGKSGVFDAERFIDAMQAFENFITAAKSGGGESLNGRMAELGIMQSQTNSIIPFPSSSAYQTEQPIQTRAALAFLLSDKGIFFPRIPFGGDRGSNANSDSHVDLYPDDFRFVRKSKYVDEEREENSKKLKENISSILKKLLSSYCQQLRMMNKLTTMRTWNSWKDL, translated from the exons ATGATTGAGGTATTGAGAGTGCAAACTGCCTCCACCATAGAAATAACAGCAGATGCAAACCTAAGGAGCAAATGCAATACTGTGGATCATACTGTGGGAGTTAAAGTCTCAGGTCTCAAGAAGTTAAAG AGACTGCTGACAGATGAATCTCTGCGGTTACGGAGTGCTTTACGCTACACAACATATGGGAAATCTGGTGTTTTTGATGCTGAAAGATTCATAGATGCTATGCAAGCATTTGAGAATTTCATAACTGCAGCTAAGAGTGGAGGTGGGGAGAGTTTGAATGGAAGAATGGCAGAGCTTGGCATTATGCAAAGTCAAACAAATAGCATAATTCCTTTTCCTTCTTCAAGTGCTTATCAAACAGAGCAGCCAATCCAAACAAGAGCAGCATTAGCATTTCTGCTCTCTGATAAAGGGATTTTTTTTCCGCGAATTCCTTTTGGAGGAG ATCGTGGTTCAAATGCTAATTCAGATTCACATGTAGATTTATATCCAGATGATTTTAGATTTGTAAGGAAGTCAAAGTATGTTGATGAAGAAAGGGAAGAGAATTCGAAAAAGCTGAAGGAGAATATCAGCTCAATATTAAAGAAGTTGTTGAGTTCATATTGTCAACAGCTGAG GATGATGAATAAGCTGACAACGATGAGGACTTGGAACTCTTGGAAAGATCTATAA
- the LOC132616104 gene encoding uncharacterized protein LOC132616104 isoform X1, whose amino-acid sequence MIEVLRVQTASTIEITADANLRSKCNTVDHTVGVKVSGLKKLKRLLTDESLRLRSALRYTTYGKSGVFDAERFIDAMQAFENFITAAKSGGGESLNGRMAELGIMQSQTNSIIPFPSSSAYQTEQPIQTRAALAFLLSDKGIFFPRIPFGGVIFVADRGSNANSDSHVDLYPDDFRFVRKSKYVDEEREENSKKLKENISSILKKLLSSYCQQLRMMNKLTTMRTWNSWKDL is encoded by the exons ATGATTGAGGTATTGAGAGTGCAAACTGCCTCCACCATAGAAATAACAGCAGATGCAAACCTAAGGAGCAAATGCAATACTGTGGATCATACTGTGGGAGTTAAAGTCTCAGGTCTCAAGAAGTTAAAG AGACTGCTGACAGATGAATCTCTGCGGTTACGGAGTGCTTTACGCTACACAACATATGGGAAATCTGGTGTTTTTGATGCTGAAAGATTCATAGATGCTATGCAAGCATTTGAGAATTTCATAACTGCAGCTAAGAGTGGAGGTGGGGAGAGTTTGAATGGAAGAATGGCAGAGCTTGGCATTATGCAAAGTCAAACAAATAGCATAATTCCTTTTCCTTCTTCAAGTGCTTATCAAACAGAGCAGCCAATCCAAACAAGAGCAGCATTAGCATTTCTGCTCTCTGATAAAGGGATTTTTTTTCCGCGAATTCCTTTTGGAGGAG TCATTTTTGTTGCAGATCGTGGTTCAAATGCTAATTCAGATTCACATGTAGATTTATATCCAGATGATTTTAGATTTGTAAGGAAGTCAAAGTATGTTGATGAAGAAAGGGAAGAGAATTCGAAAAAGCTGAAGGAGAATATCAGCTCAATATTAAAGAAGTTGTTGAGTTCATATTGTCAACAGCTGAG GATGATGAATAAGCTGACAACGATGAGGACTTGGAACTCTTGGAAAGATCTATAA
- the LOC132616104 gene encoding uncharacterized protein LOC132616104 isoform X3, with protein sequence MIEVLRVQTASTIEITADANLRSKCNTVDHTVGVKVSGLKKLKRLLTDESLRLRSALRYTTYGKSGVFDAERFIDAMQAFENFITAAKSGGGESLNGRMAELGIMQSQTNSIIPFPSSSAYQTEQPIQTRAALAFLLSDKGIFFPRIPFGGDLYPDDFRFVRKSKYVDEEREENSKKLKENISSILKKLLSSYCQQLRMMNKLTTMRTWNSWKDL encoded by the exons ATGATTGAGGTATTGAGAGTGCAAACTGCCTCCACCATAGAAATAACAGCAGATGCAAACCTAAGGAGCAAATGCAATACTGTGGATCATACTGTGGGAGTTAAAGTCTCAGGTCTCAAGAAGTTAAAG AGACTGCTGACAGATGAATCTCTGCGGTTACGGAGTGCTTTACGCTACACAACATATGGGAAATCTGGTGTTTTTGATGCTGAAAGATTCATAGATGCTATGCAAGCATTTGAGAATTTCATAACTGCAGCTAAGAGTGGAGGTGGGGAGAGTTTGAATGGAAGAATGGCAGAGCTTGGCATTATGCAAAGTCAAACAAATAGCATAATTCCTTTTCCTTCTTCAAGTGCTTATCAAACAGAGCAGCCAATCCAAACAAGAGCAGCATTAGCATTTCTGCTCTCTGATAAAGGGATTTTTTTTCCGCGAATTCCTTTTGGAGGAG ATTTATATCCAGATGATTTTAGATTTGTAAGGAAGTCAAAGTATGTTGATGAAGAAAGGGAAGAGAATTCGAAAAAGCTGAAGGAGAATATCAGCTCAATATTAAAGAAGTTGTTGAGTTCATATTGTCAACAGCTGAG GATGATGAATAAGCTGACAACGATGAGGACTTGGAACTCTTGGAAAGATCTATAA
- the LOC132616104 gene encoding uncharacterized protein LOC132616104 isoform X4 has protein sequence MRLLTDESLRLRSALRYTTYGKSGVFDAERFIDAMQAFENFITAAKSGGGESLNGRMAELGIMQSQTNSIIPFPSSSAYQTEQPIQTRAALAFLLSDKGIFFPRIPFGGVIFVADRGSNANSDSHVDLYPDDFRFVRKSKYVDEEREENSKKLKENISSILKKLLSSYCQQLRMMNKLTTMRTWNSWKDL, from the exons ATG AGACTGCTGACAGATGAATCTCTGCGGTTACGGAGTGCTTTACGCTACACAACATATGGGAAATCTGGTGTTTTTGATGCTGAAAGATTCATAGATGCTATGCAAGCATTTGAGAATTTCATAACTGCAGCTAAGAGTGGAGGTGGGGAGAGTTTGAATGGAAGAATGGCAGAGCTTGGCATTATGCAAAGTCAAACAAATAGCATAATTCCTTTTCCTTCTTCAAGTGCTTATCAAACAGAGCAGCCAATCCAAACAAGAGCAGCATTAGCATTTCTGCTCTCTGATAAAGGGATTTTTTTTCCGCGAATTCCTTTTGGAGGAG TCATTTTTGTTGCAGATCGTGGTTCAAATGCTAATTCAGATTCACATGTAGATTTATATCCAGATGATTTTAGATTTGTAAGGAAGTCAAAGTATGTTGATGAAGAAAGGGAAGAGAATTCGAAAAAGCTGAAGGAGAATATCAGCTCAATATTAAAGAAGTTGTTGAGTTCATATTGTCAACAGCTGAG GATGATGAATAAGCTGACAACGATGAGGACTTGGAACTCTTGGAAAGATCTATAA